Within Wyeomyia smithii strain HCP4-BCI-WySm-NY-G18 chromosome 2, ASM2978416v1, whole genome shotgun sequence, the genomic segment AAATGTCTAGTgcatacaattttgaaagattGGTACAGGCacaataaaaattatatttgtttgCGTCAAACTGCTGTGAATTGTGCTTTGTAGTGAAATGATCAAGCGTCTTTTTTTAATTGACTTTCGATTTCTGCAGAGAAGAAATGGTGAAAAAATAACTTGAAAGACCAATACTACTATTCCAGATTGAAATCCAAacctcaaaaaaattttcaagattCTCAAGCTAACAAACAATTTGCGCAACGAATGCAGGTGACTGCTTTCATAATCTGCTTATAAAATTTCTAACTTAACTGCGTTGAAGGCTTAAGAAAATCTAACAGCGGAACAAAAGGAGTGAAAAAATGAAACCAAGGAGCACATAAATAGAAACAATGCCTTTCTATTTATTCATTCGACGAGAACGTGGCCAAAAAGAAATCGAAAAGCGTTCCACCATTAGGTGTTTATGATGTTTGATCAAGTGAACTGACTTTTTGTGTTCCATTCTCAATCTACATCGAAAAACCCTATCTACGTATTGTATCAACTTTCTAAATATGTTTAATGGCTTAGCATAGGTTTAGGACGAACGTGATCACATCAAGACGTGATAGTTGTTTGTGATTCTATATATTTTCAAGGTCTTCTAAAATAcaattttcggataaagcatgATTACGGAAGACGGATCTATTCATCATAATTTTATGATGGTAAAGAAACAATGAGACGTCGTGCTTCCGTTGCATTAGAGAAACCGTGTTATGAATGTCATTTGAAACAGCATTGCAGTAGTCCTCCCCCGCTGTTAAAATATACTGTGGTACCTCATCGTGAAAGGATGATAAATGGTTGCCAAACTCcatgaaattaaaaatgaaaatagtgACAGTCAACTTATTACCATCAGATAAGCATAAATATTCATGACTTCACGTAGCAACCCCGCAACGGTCAGGTATGATCGGGGAGAAGGAAAATTCATCTCGACACGAGCAGCAGCATGTTGCTATACTATTCTTTAGTGAGTGAGTCAGTGCATTGTAGGCGGTAAGTGTGAAAAACAAAACCTTTCCCAACCCCAAAACAAGTAATCCATTGCCCGCACCCGCCAATCTTAAGCATGAGGGAGCGACCCTTCCAATTCAAAATACACCACCATTGGAGGTGGGGCTCACTCCAGTCGAATTCATACCGTTAAACTAGGTTGTGTTGGACTGTTGATCTGCTCTGATCCTGTTTGCAAAAAGTTTTTAGGTTTTACCAAAAAAGGTTTATTACTCACTAGAAAAATTAAGAAGATAACTGaagcttttttttgctttttgattAATTACATTTTAAGTGAGGTATGTATAAACATGTTTATTTCGAACATTGGGAATTACTTCGGAAGACCGAATCCTCACCACGCTAAGGTATTTACATACGTCATTTTCACTCCACCCATCCTGCAAAATTTAATTTCTATGATAGCTATTGCTTCCTCAATGCAGACGGCCAACGATAAAATTGGGTTACTCATCAGAGAATATCGCCCCACACCTTCCCCAGTCATATTGCGCTTGAATCCCGGATGTCGACACTGGGGTGAATAAATAGAAAAGGATGTTTAGGGGGAGAGATTGGAACAATTCATCCGGTGCTCGGCTTCTGAATAAATCGTTATACGGATCGAATATGACAAAACTTGTGCCAAGTGCCATAAATTTCGAGGTGAGCTCTTTGGAGGCTAATGCCACCGTAGCAACGAGGGAGGAACCATCGTAGTTACTTTCTAACGACGCGGATTTCTGCAAAGCCGCATATAACCTTAGTGTTTACGGTTCaatgtaaaatattcaaactagggttaaaaaatatattttgaaagaaaattgGAAAGGATAactacaatgaaaaacaaaaaaaaaaacagacatcgCAAGTTGAATAAAATGATGTGCCATcgattcaaaaatttaaattagtaTCACTACAACGAAGACTTGTTCGCATGAAAACTCGTTATGTAGCAGCAATTTGGTCCCCTCTTTTTTGAAACCGTGAATGTATTTGCCCCCTTCACTaacttatttttcatttcggcGAATGACGACAAATTAATCCTTGGCCAAACTTATTACTGACGCTCGCTTTAAGAAGCGGAGGGTCATAACATTATTAAACTTCCTTCCGTTCGGAGGTGGGAAAGGAAATTATAATAGGACTTGCGTTCGAAAGTGAGTTCCTCGTGATCAAGCTAATTATTACCGTTTACCCCTAAGGATGTACCGAAATTGACACCTACTCGAAAAGAGATCACAAATTTTCGGATAGAATATCAGGAACAACataatttcaacaaaaattGCGTCCCTTCCAACTCACATGAGGAGTATGCATACATAAACTTCTAATGACAACCAAATGAGAAAAGcattgaaaatctaaaacccaaATCAAAATATACCTCCCAGCGATTGCAGTGAATAGCTGTGCCGGTGAATATTTCACCAAGAAAGCACGGCGGTGTTTAGAGCATGGATTTTGTTTGCCTGAAATGTTGTGAAAATTGAAACTTTCTACTGTGAAatagagaaaaagaaagagtgAGCATCTGTTGTGACGCATTAAATTACACGCAAGGAAGTAAACTGATATACAATTTTATGATGTGCCGCAATTAGACTTCCTTTATTAAggcaataaatttatttgatacaAAGGATTTAGTAAAGGGGTATTGATATCATGATCTATCTATTCCAATTAATCATCAATTGATGAATTCTGATTCTGACTAGGAGTATAAAATTTGCTTATTACTGCAATTCGAGTCATCAATTGTGCGTCCTACGAGCATTAGTCGACAACTTCAATCGTAACGAAACAATGTTTTAAAACATTAACTCTACTTGTTATTATAGCCTTAAAGAACCTAATAAATTATGACCAAAACTGTGCGGCTCGATAAAGTTGAATCGGCAAAGATTCTGAACGCCAAACACAAACCAAAGAAAATAGATTCTCTCTGCGGGATAAGGATCGTTGAATTTCTTTCTCTGTTTTTGGTATGCCCACATTTTTTTCCACGAGATGAAAAGACAGATTTTGAACCTGTTCAGATGCGCTTCAATTGATCCCTGCTGTAGGCTATTGTTATGAAATTCGTAGAAGGTGTAGGCGACCAACGCGGTTGGTTTGGGCCCTTCATAATGATCTTTTGAGATGTTTCCGTCTGCCAAGAATGGGAACCATAAAATATAGAACGAACAGGTTGAATGTTGTTACATAGCGAAAAGGTAAATTAAAAAGTCGGTTACCCCATGATTCATCGATTTGAGGACAACATAATGATAGAGTGACCCTTTTTGCTTGTCTTGTGCAGTCTGCTAACCAAAAAGTCGTTCGAATGGGAAAAGAAGAGAGAATAAGGGTCCTTTTATATAAAAGAGAATGAATGGTGcagattctttcacagaaaactCAACCAAGCGTGGTCAAAATTGCACGCATAATTACATTTTACCTATAGGGAAACCGATAATCGGAAGTTCATTGACTCTCAGTGTACGATAGGTAACGTCGGTGAGGGTAACAACTCGACGACAAGAAATCACTTTCCGACTATTTAAATAAAGATGTTACATTCAGTGCACTTTCATTACGGTTTCCAATTTGATAAAGTTGAATTTCGGAGAAATGTAGATATCATGCAGACATTGCCAATAATacaaagaaaaatataaaattaattCATCAATAAACAGAAACCCCTATAATTCTTCGATATGCTAACCCTTATGACAGCCAGGGCCAAGCGTTACAACGAGGGAAATCATGCGCCGCTTGGGTGAATAGGAGTCATGGTTTATAAAACTCATCCCGCTGGAATGAAGGGAACGGTCGCGTACCTGCATGAGGCGAATATTTGAATTCATTAAAGCTGAGAACTTCGAGCTGAATGAATCAATCAAAAAAATTCATTACGTTGGAGATGAAGATTGACAAATTTCTACGACGATTAATCAGAAGTGATTATCGTGTGTCAATGAAAATGTCTCGAGGAACAAGGTTGGTGGGTTTAATTCGATTAATttgattcaaaaaataaatgaagtGGATAGGTTTTCCTATTCTTTATCCATAAATGTGACATTGCATCCTAGCACTTAAACGTATTCTATGAGTCTTTCGATAAAGTTTTCAACTTGGTGCTAAATGTGCATCAACGGTAAATATTGTTGAAACGCTCTTCCCACGAGTGTTAAGcttttcacagatttctttaAAACTTTTATTGCCATAGTAAACGCATTCTGAAAGATCTCCCGCTTTACAGCGCTGGAAACCCGCAGGGAGATAATATAGGATAATATTTTGTTTTGGCTTTCGAGCACGTACTCTTGGTCCTAAATAAATAACCCTTCATGCACGTAAGTACTGGAACATACCCGTGAGCCGCTAAAAACGCTTCCCCTAGTTCAAGTCCGTATCACGCTCGTTGTACAAGTTGTAGAGGCACTCAAGCGGTATTCAAATTCAGGATACTCTCCATTAAAAGCCAGCGTGGGAAACTTCGTCTGCATTACCGTTTAACAGAAAGGTGTGCTAAACATGATCGATTGCAAGCCGCAATCGATCCGTTGGCTGTGTTTCACATAAAAGCCCAGTTCATTGCTCCCGAAAACTTTTCGTCTGCCATAAGATGAAGTAACATTGTGAAAAGATACGAATGTATCATAATCCATGTTTAATATTGTTTCGCCAAATGTTACATTGTGGCCCCGACGTTTTTGGCATTACTATACGGTTCATCGTTCTTAATGGTTTCAGGAACACCTACAATCGCAAGAAGGGGATGCTTTTCAACCACCATTGATTCTGTTACACTATTGTTGTTGAGAATACAATTTTCTCGATGAATGAAATTGAAAAGAAATCCCCAGACCAAGAAGCTCGATTATACCCCCCTTCACTTTCTTCAAACATGCAGGCGAAACGTGAGCTAGGATTCATGCATTGAACGCAAAGGGGGACGAATTTGCTCCTGTCGCTTCAACTCAGCTCTCATCCAGTAAATAGATTTGATCGAAGATAAACAGACCAGTCAGTCAGCGGTGGTAGAAGAGAAGTTTCAAACCGTTGGGTTCCATCTAACGCTGATGTCGCACAGCGGGATGAATGTGTGCCCCTGAGCGGTGATGTCCGTACTTTGATTTTCCGGAAAGAATGCGGATTACATTCGATTACGATTTTGGCAGATAAATAATGAACTTCTTAAGTTCGCTCGAAAACATCAAGCCCGGAAATGATTATCACACGAGGTGGTCTTTTATAGAAATATTTAAAGTTATATTTtgatcattaaaaaaaattcaatggttTATTGccttaataataataaaattttattcatgacCACTTTTTAAAGATATAATAGTTAAGATATATTAACGAGAAGattcataggcgtagccagaggggggccgttgccccccccccccctaattgttgacattggtgcagaattttgttttcaataactctaataacgtttgcgctaaaaaaatggacaacattgccaattttccatgggttacacgcactgacgaaaacgaacatcgtgcggcagttcgtagacaccggatacgcccgttccggcatctacaacatcttggcactattggacaccaatcagagcattgaaagacagcccgattccggacggcagacaaccctgagcgacaagaagctccaaaggacactgaagagaaagaccgagggaaaagtggctacatcgctgcttGCGCTTGGCCTGGAGGTCTGTGCAACCGATCAAACCGCCGTTAACGGGGGAATTTATAGTACAAAGTACCTgctggaagttgcgtcgtttatcaaaaaatcttataagGTCGAAtacacggtgttttggccggatctggagtcggctcactattcgaggcgatcgtttgaggagatggaacggctaaatgtcgttgtggtacccaagttggcgaacccgcccaacgctcccaagttgcgtctcatcgaggatttctggcaagCCAGAAGCGTAAGATTtccttcaacaattttgtcgcgaaatttcaggaggaattgataaataaaacgaaaaaagaattaaaaaacatgcctacacgcatgttttcatgGCCGGTTAACTGCCAActggaaggccgcacgcaagatcgtagattttttgcaagtaagctaacataattacgttccataggaaatttatgaaactcaattatctgtcttagatatttttttaccaccatccgaaaaaagtccatttttttgacgcatacgttagcacaaaacgacatttttagcCCATTAAAACATCTGTGTCAACTCATCTGCATTGGTGGTTGTTTACATTTGAGGTCATATCATTTTCCTATTACATAATCAATTTATAGTTCTAACAAAATATTAACGCAAAAACATAACCAAGCTACTTGTAACACTTCCAATGTtctattcagttttcaactacAACCGAGGTTTTGTGTTTCTTCCAAATATTTGTAACTAGTTAGCGATACGCCTAATacctaaaataaataaaattttattaacCCGTTGACTCATATTTCCCCATTTAATTTTCTTAATTATATACGTGATATTCTCGAAAATGTTTCGAATTGACAAAAAAATGATATATGAGAGTTGGTCTTTCAAGCCTCAATtgcattttgcgtttttcgaccgattttttaaccatttttcaAGATAGATATTGATTGTAAGTGTTAATGATAATTTATATCAGCTAATCATTTCACGTGACCAATTACAAAAAATTGTAACCTATATAACAAAGTCAAAAAACCAATCTAATTTGACGACGTCAACGTTTTCCAGCATGAGCAAGTTTTTCATACCTCCGAGGGGTTTCTTTAGTTAGTCATCCAATAATGGATgtgaagttaaaaaaaaacaaataaacgaTCTCCCCATTGAAAGTTTTCACTTTAGGGTTCCCTACTGTTTTTGTCTAACGATAAATAGCTTCAATAAGCAGAACGAGTTTTCATCTAGCCCCAGTGTTCATCCCTTTTTCCCCCGACGCGCTTACGGAGAATATTAATCCACAGTGCCGTTGAAAAACTCGCCGGCTCTAAGAGTAAATTTATTTAGACCGAGTGTACGAAAATGTAGTACAGTACGCGTGTCGGCCGTAAATTTTAATTCATAGGAAAAGATGTGTATAAATAATTGATTTAACTTttactatttttatatcttttaatAGCTAAATTGCGACCATaggaattattttgttttgactGGAGTATGCATTTTTCTATGAGTATGTGATGATGTTTAAAATATAAACCAACTGACAGCTTCACTAACTTCCTTTTggtgatttttcattttctttatttGCACGTAGATAATTGCTAATCGTTTCTGTATATCAAAACGCTATACTTATTCACTAAAATATATTACCTGACAAATTTCAATACTGGATTCCGGAATTATGACAACTGTCATTGACAAGCTCATCACCGTAATTTATAATTCACAATCTTTTTTACGAAATAACATCCATCCAGTCAGAAACGACAGACACTTCCGCTTACGTTTTTCATGCCTCTGTGGTTTTCGACGTGTTTTCATCTTTAGCACAGCATCACCATGTCACGACAAAGACAACTGTCTTTCCGAAGAAGATTTTAAAATGTGAACAATTCTTCGTTCGCGTAAACCGGTAGCATACCAAAACATCGAAGCATGATTCCACTCATTCCTATGCGCCCAAACAACAGGCAGTGTCACCACCCAACCTGGCCTGGAACGCAATGTTTCACCCATACTAAGACACCTAGTTTCCAGTGCAGTTTCCAGTCTTGCAGTTTCTTTTATCCTGTTCTCAGTATTACTTCCAACCTAAACAAATAACAGCTGATCGTGTTCGTGGTATTGGTGTTGTATTTTCTCAACAGAATGGAAAATCTATTTTATGCTGCCGGGAACGCCAAGCGTTCAGTTGTTGCACAGATGCCGTCGTGAACGGTTGGAAAATTTAGTTCTTGCTTAGTGACCTGggcgttttttatttttaatagggTTATATTGATGACGTCTATTTTGTCAGTATGTTGGATAACCAGGAATCGCGAATCACGTTCGAAGTGCCCACTGATCTGGACTTTGACAAGTTGATCCGTGACAACAACTACACGCTCTATTGGCAGAATCTGCACAGTGAACCGTACAGGCAAAAGGCCGGCAGTGCTGTAAATTCGACCGTGTTGGGAGACCGCAATTCAAGTGATTTTAATCTGATGAGCAGTTTGAAGCATTTTGCCGGTGAACGAAGTGTGGGTGGTGGAGCAATCGGTTGGGGAATAACTCCTGCCGACAGTGTGAGCTGGGATAGTGCGGAGGGACAACTTACAGATCCCAGCTATTTGTGGATAGGAGCTGTGATGGTGCTGCTGACCCTGTCCGGCTTATTTTGTGTGTGCTCCTGCTATCTTTATTACAAGTATCGGAAATGGCAGAAATGTGGTGAGTGTCCGGGATAATGAAGGAAAATCGATTGTTTTTTGTATCACATTCATTCATAGATTGCTGGTTTCAATGAATTGCCTGCAATTTCAAGAGAATTTGATTATATGCGAAATTAATTCTTATGAATTTTTGTGTAGGTGTTGAATAGACTTCATTGCATGCATGAATTACGTGTGGGTTAATTCCACCTGTGAATCAAGATGAGAATCAAAGAAAATGAAATGGTAAACTCAGTGAATATGCTGGAGTTGAATTTAGGAAATTTAACCGATATTCCGGATGAATATTTTCGACAAAATCTAATATTGTTACAGTATTTGATTAGTTTCACCTAAATCCGTAGCAAACACAATGTTTACTAGGCCTCAGATTCGTGTAGCTCCAAATACGAGTAGATCATAATCCAAACTAAAACCACATTGCCCTAATGAGCATATTCATTATGGCCAGCAATTAGTTTTCTTATCTTGTTACTCCTTCCTTctggttttcattttttcaacctGTACCGTCAAAACCACTTATGAGGAAACACGAAATAGATAAATATTTAGATTGGAAACGCAGTGCCGCCACCACAAGGCAATTAGTTATACTTTAGAGACCTACAACAAGTACTTCAAATACATGAAGGTTTACGTGATTCACCCGGAATATGCCTTCAAATTTAAGTCTTCTATTTTACTTGATCCCAGCTGGTCttaaggtacgatgctgatctcacaaagccagtcgtcgtatgtttaAATCCTGGCTCGTGTCATTAGAACCGGAGCGTCTCAAACTTCGCAAAGTGTGTCCAATAAAAACAGAAAGGTCAAGTTCAGATAGAGGAATATTcgtataaaataataatttacttaagctaccaaaaaaaaattgttttgtttttgaatataaaGCTGGTTTCCCATTTAAGATTTTACTTTGctaataaaagttttccgaatatCCGAATGGCAAACTATTTTTGAGTTATTCCTTCGGGTTTCATCTAGATACCCACAAAACCACACATGGTAACTACTTCGGGGTCGGGGTCGGATGATTGATAAAGGCCTTCATACACGATGTCGAACACGCTCCCTTTCTTGCCTCTATCCATACAGCAGACCTACCAGCTTGGTTCAAAATCCATTCGCTGCACATGCTGACATATTTTGAGGGTTGTTCTTTTATGCATGAGCAGAGCCTAGTGCATGTGTTCTTGGGCGGTGTGTAAGAAACGAGCATTACTTTAGATTACGATGCAATATTCGCAGTAATATATTGCTGCTATTCCTTATTTTTTTCTCGAAGCGCCTCTAGGAAACATCAGGAAGGGGAAAATTCACCGGCTGTGTCAGATTGGATAATCATATCGGTATGTGGGCACGGAATACCAATATTGTCGGCTTATCGGTGGGGTGTTGAATAATTGTAATCAGCATTTAGTTCATATAATGGTTTTACGCTTTTGCCGGGCAGTTGTGCATGTCGAGATACGTGAGAGTTAAGAtagattttatcaatttttatatcAAACTTGTGTATTAAATTCTGAAATACTATTGACGATCCAATTTATTAAAGATCCAATGTTTCTTTATTCCAGTGTCAATCGCCACCTGCCATACTCTCTCCACGGAGGACGTCGAGGCACCTCCGCCGTACGATACTGAAACTCCGCCTTCCTATACCATCGCTTCCGGCTTACCCACTTACGAGGATGCCGTACAAAACATTTTCACCCGACAACAGATACGTGCAGGATACGAAGTAGCTCGAAAACCGGCGCCAATTTATCCACCGGCTACGATCAAATTTCACCAATCACGTCCACAAAATTGGCTCAATGTCACTGTTTTCGAGGAAATCCATTATAAATTCGTTGACCGGGGGCTTTTGAAAGATCAATCACCAAACATGGTACCCAAAGCTGTGGTGGTTGCATCGGAAGGTATGCACAGTAAAAACAAACCGGATAGCTACGACAGTGTCCCAGCTAGGGTTCAAATTTGTGTATTGGAAAATGAAAAGAATCGGGTCTCCAATCGGTAATACCCAAGGATTCCTAATGAAAACAGTGACTGTGTTataaacttttaaaattttacaattatgCTGATATGCTGAGATTGAAGACTGTGTGGATATTCCTTCTTGTACATATATGTAGTGTATATTACGATTTCTTCACACTTAAGAGAGTTTAATCATATTAGTATATTTAGATTTGTGAGCAAATATCCAAATGTTTGTGTGAACATTAATGAGATGAATTATGTGAGTGTATTATATATACTAATATCAATAGAAGACTGAAAATAAAACACGTTTTGATATATGTTTTGCCTGACGAAAGATATAGCACAAAAAGAAATTTTGCGTCATCATGCAATTATTGGCTTATCGGCTAGCTTATTGACCCTCGATTAAAGGGAAGGTGCAACTTCTGCTGTACTTATGCTGTATTATAAATGAATACTTCTCACGATAATAAATAATAGGATTTTAGAACGGAACGTGCGTGAAGGGCAATaataaatattaattgaaaaccCCTCTCATAAACGGACCAAGCGTCTGTTTTGAGCGTGATGTTCCAATAGAATATTCATACAGTGTGTTTTATTGAAGGGTAATGGGTAATGCCCAGGACACTTTCCAAATCTGAGAGCGAACAGAATGCTTTGAAAGATAAGAGTACTTTTTTCTAAGGTAGATAGGTGGAAAATTTTCGTTCTCAGCAGCGTATCTGTAAAGAGCACATTTGTGGGAACATTCTAGACATTTTTTAAAAGTTTGAGGACAAAGCGAACCCCATGAACTCATCTGATCCACTAATCATCATACTAATTAAGTTTGACAGACCAAAGATGTTTTACGTTGCCTCTAATGGTGTTCTTCTGGTTACTTAGTAGGGAAGAAGAGAACGAAACACGACACAGCACATACATATGTAATTCTATGCCATGTACAGTGATGTAAGTTGCTTACAGGGCGGAAAAACGACACACCactccatcatcatcaatggaAACGCACTTTTCTATTTTGATAATGCCTGTTGAGTGTTTTGACTACACGTGATCATATGGCGAAGGTCTAATTGTCTCAACTTTGAACTTGACAATTCTATTTCTACAGATGTATTCTAAGGCCGCAATGTAACATATTATggaagaaagcaaaaaaacaCGTCGATAGGTAGAGAAAATTAGAAACACATTTCCGTGGTTTTCCGCGTTATGTATGGGACGAGTTCGAAAGAGCAGGGACAGTGAGAGAAAAGGAAATTAGGGAAAATGCTGAACTCTGACAGCTGGATGCAATCAGCACGATGAAAAGTCGTTACGGGATAAGTTTTAGCGAAGGAGAAATAAATAATGTGGgaagttttggaaaaaatgtaACATAAATCACTGTTAGAAATAACAAGATGTCAAGCGATTTACGACATAGACTGTAAATTACATGAATTTCGACTGTAATTTGTCGCCAGATAACCAAACTATGGGCAATGCAAAAGGATACgcgtttgtttattttggttccgTAATGTGATGTCCTTTTTGCTATCTCAACAAATGTTTTTACAACCATTCATTTCCTATTTGTGATTGAGTCACCGAGCTACCACATAGTGAAATTTTTCGATTATATGGAAGTAAAGAGCCTTACTTCTAAATTCTCCGAAACATTTCATTCGTGTGCATCAAAAACAGTCCACATTACATTGAAAATGATGTGATTCTACACGGCAAAAAGGAGCCGAGATCTATCCCTGCTGTCTGTATCAGAGTGAAATGCAAGGAAAAACGGGTTTGAAATGCCAGTACGGATTAAGATATCACCTTAAAACTCTCGAAGCAGTCTGTCTGTGTCGCTTCTAGGTTTGCTGTGATGTTCCTATCACTAATCGTAACGATTTACCCAGAATAACAAAGGCAGATGAGTGACATACGAAGCAGcggaaaacaaaaagcatgagATATTTATG encodes:
- the LOC129722827 gene encoding protein commissureless 2 homolog yields the protein MLDNQESRITFEVPTDLDFDKLIRDNNYTLYWQNLHSEPYRQKAGSAVNSTVLGDRNSSDFNLMSSLKHFAGERSVGGGAIGWGITPADSVSWDSAEGQLTDPSYLWIGAVMVLLTLSGLFCVCSCYLYYKYRKWQKCVSIATCHTLSTEDVEAPPPYDTETPPSYTIASGLPTYEDAVQNIFTRQQIRAGYEVARKPAPIYPPATIKFHQSRPQNWLNVTVFEEIHYKFVDRGLLKDQSPNMVPKAVVVASEGMHSKNKPDSYDSVPARVQICVLENEKNRVSNR